The nucleotide window ACGTTTCActaagattttcaaaatttgaaaaaaaaaagaaattcaatttcaaaattgaaataaaaagaatctaaataaaatatataaatagaaataaagtcATCAACAATAAAGTCACCAACGGAAACGGAAAGAGAGGGATTCGAACCCTCGGTACGAATAACTCGTACAACGGATTAGCAATCCGACGCTTTAGTCCACTCAGCCATCTCTCCCaattgaaaaagagaattacTACATTACACACAATCTAAggagtttttctttctttcttttctttctctattctattatttctatatagagAAATCCACAAATAGGAATTTCCCTTTATCCAAAAGATGGACTCGACCGCGCCAACAATCGAACTAAAAAAGAAGCAAGACCCCTTTGTGTTGATTTTGTTCGAAAAACCCTTCTTATTGTCACGGCCCGGCCTGGTCAGTACCTAGCCGGgctcttttttttgttccaacaaattatagataaataatgatttatctgatttgaaaacaaaaagaattttatattctattattattataatttagaatagaattctattcaattgaataaaaatattcaagcaacaacaaaaagaagaaatactatttacattcttttctttttatagtttACCCGaactaaaaaagaaactatcgATATCTAACTTCTTCAGTAAAAGAGAAAACTTGTGagttatttaactttaaatttatttaatttaaattaaatattaaataactaaatggAGCCTCTTTTacgaatttcattaaatttggaTCTACTCGTGAAAAGTGCAGCACTCTCATTTCGATGATTCTTTGGTAATCCTATCTTGATCATGCTCAATTATCTTGCTGGACAAAAGGTCCATTTGTATACAATAATCATATTGTAGCGGGTATAGTTTAGTGGTAAAAGTGCGATTCGTTCTATTAACCCTTATATAGTTAAAGGGTCTTTCGGTTTTATTCATATTCcgataaaaactttatttcttaaaaggaTTTAATCCTTTACCTTTCAATgagaaattcgagaaaaaatacGGATTCTCGTGATTTGTATCCATGAGTCACTTATAAATCGAAAAGTTGGATTATGAAATTGCgaaacataatttttgaattggaCCAAGACTTCCAATTGAATAAGTATGAGTAAAGGATCCATGGCTGAAGATAAAAAGTCAATTTCTAATCGTAACTAAAtcctccatttttctttctaaaaaagaaattggagcAAAATAGCTATTCAGCGATGACTTTGGTTTATTAGAGACATCGGCTTATTGTTTTAGCTCGGTAGAAACAAAACCCTTTTCCTTAGGATCCtctgaaatagaaatagagaaCGAAGTAACTAGAAAGATTGTTAGAATCACTTTCTCCTAGAAGGATCATCTAGAAAGCGATTCATTTTGTttgtattcaaataaaaagctGACGTAGGTGTTATGGGTATAATTTTGTTCACATCTTAGATCTAAGAATTTACTCACCTTCCATAAAGGAGCCGAATGAAACCAAAGTTTCATGTTCGGTTTTGAATTAGAGACGTTCAAGGCACTGAATCGACGTCGACTATAACCCTTAGCCTTCCAAGCTAACGATGCGGGTTCGATTCCCGCTAcccgctttttcttttttctaaatattctattagaaTTCTAttctagataatatattatgatttatgatttgaTTACGGTTAGTGAATCGTTGAATATACAATTCCAAAAAGGCTCTCACATTCTCACATATAATCTTAAATctgatttttgttttcaactcaagaaaaattaaaatatgaaaaaatcgaaatgaacGGCGTCCATTGTCTAATGGATAGGACAGAGGTCTTCTAAACCTTTGGTATAGGTTCAAATCCTATTGGACGCAATTTATTTCCATCTATTTTTGATTTCgatagcaaaaatatttttgcctAATTTGAACCGAGACACTTGATTCctttttgaagataaaaacGACCAATTTATTTATGCTTGCTCCTGAAGTAGAAACCGGTCCATTTGTTCCTGAATAGCTTCTTTCAAAAGAACTTCTGCTTCTTCAGTAAATGTCTTAGTAGAAGATATGATTTCTTGGAACTGGGGTTTATTGGTTTTTAAGTAAGTACGTAATTCAACAAGAAATTTCCTTACCTGTCCAATTTCTAATGAATCAAGATAACCATTTGTTCCGGTATAAATAGTCATTACCTGTTCTTCTACCTTAAGGGGGCTGCTTGAGATTGTTTAAGCAATTCGCGTAATCGTTGACCTCTTGCCAATTGATTCTGAGTAGCTTTATCAAGATCTGAAGCAAATTGTGCAAAGGCTTCTAATTCGGCAAATTGCGCCagttccaattttaatttaccgGCTACTTGTTTCATGGCTTTAATTTGAGCCGCAGACCCTACTCTGGAAACGGAGATACCCACGTTAATAGCAGGTCTGATTCCAGCATTGAATAGATCagcagataaaaatatttgcccATCAGTAATGGAAATTACATTAGTAGGAATATAAGCCGAAACATCTCCCGATTGAGTTTCAACTATTGGCAAGGCGGTCATACTTCCTTCACCTAAactagaatttaatttagcgGCTCTTTCTAAAAGGcgtgaatgtaaataaaaacatcTCCTGGATAAGCTTCGCGACCTGGCGGTCTTCGTAATAGAAGAGACATTTGGCGATAAGCTTGGGCTTGTTTGGAGAGATCATCATAAATGATTAAAGTGTGTTGTTTCCggtacataaaatattcagcCAAAGCTGCTCCTGTATAAGGAGCGAGGTATTGTAATGTAGCAGGGGAATCCGCCGTTTCGGCTACCACAATAGTGTATTCCATCGCCCCCTTTCCTGTAAAGTAGTTACTACCTGAGCCACAGAAGATGCTTTTTGCCCAATAGCTACATAAACACATATTACATTTTGGCCTTGTTGATTGAGAATCGTATCTGTGGCTACTGCTGTTTTACCGGTCTGTCTGTctccaataattaattctcgcTGACCACGGCCTATAGGGATCATCGAATCAATAGCAATAAGTCCCGTTTGAAGAGGCTCATATACGGAACGTCGAGAAATAATACCCGGAGCGGGAGATTCAATTAATCGAGATTCAGAAGCTGAAATTTCCCCCTGCCATCAATAGGTTTAGCCAGGGCGTTTATAACACGACCCAAATAGGCCTCACTCACTGGTATCTGAGCAATTTTTCCTGTTGCCTTTACCGAACTTCCTTCTTGTATCATCAAACCGTCACCCATTAATACAACACCAACATTATTTGATTCCAAATTCAGAGCAATACCTATTGTACCTTCTTCAAATTCGACTAATTCACCCGCCATTACTTCATCAAGACCATGAATACGAGCAATACCGTCGCCTACTTGAAGTACGGTGCCGGTGTTTACAATCTTGACTTCTCTATTATATTGTTCAATACGTTCACGgataatattactaatttcGTCGGCTCGAATAGTTACCATgagtttttcttaattatttttgaaaagaaaaaataatgccTTAATGCCTTTTTTATAGTAGATAAAGTTAGTAGATTTAAAGTAGAAAGACTAATAATCAGTTATTTCTTTCATCGCCCCCAACATGCCAATGTTGGCACTAATGGTACGTAAATGCAATTCGTTAGTCAAACAGCTATTCAGAGTTCCAAGAGCTCCTTGCAAGGCTTGTTGGAAAACCCGTTGTCGGACTTGATTAATTGCCCTTTGCTGTTCAAACTGAATCGTTTcgtttttgtaattttctaattgttcCAAAGTCTTATAAgttgaattaatcaaattcaatttttctcgctCTATCTCAGAGTATCCATTCACCCGAAACTGATCTGCTTCCGTTTCTACTTTCCGTAAGCGGGCTCGGGCTTTTTCCAGTTGTTCAATGGCCCCCACGCAGTTCTTCTGAATTTCGAATAGTATTCAAAATCCTCTGTTTtcgattatctaataaatcatttaatgaaagtagattatcttttcattgattttaaaacttCTATAATCCCTTCCCGAACCAAACATGAATCTTTCGATTCATTTGGCTCTCACGCTCAATTACTTAGGGTAAATTCTCATATCTTTTTATGAATGTAATGAGCCTATCCTCTTCATAGtccagaaaatgaaaaaaaaacgaatctaCTGCAAAACCAAAATACTTAGAGGACTCTTCtgacaaaataaaaactatgtaATTGTCAGCAaagttgtttcttttttcttcagttCAAATCCAAAAATGCTTCTTACTTATACATAAGGCATAGGTCGTCGATTCAGCATtggataaagagagaaaataccCCTTTTTAGAATAAGTGGTTCAAATCATTTTATCGAGATGAGTGTtctatatcgataaaatattcattttaaaaccaTCTCTATATTAACATAGTGGTAGAAAGAGTACCATGCTGCGTCTAGACTTCAAACGGTTTGCTTTAACCATCTTAACCGCCCCCTTATTGGTTGCTAGAGAATCAAAGTGGATTTGCCAATTAATCACGAAATGCTGTGGTTCTtgcatataatttcttaagaaaAGTAATTCGCGAGATCATGCACCTTTCTTTCCTAGTTATAATGGGAAAAAGGTACAGCTGATCGGATCCAgcctatttttgaaataaacaacTCACACACACTCCCTTTCCAAAAAGATTAATACACCAATTACTACACTTAGATTTATTGGATTTGTTGCTAAAATATCGGTATTAAATCCGAAACTCCCGGCAGATGGCCAGTAGCCCAAAGCAACGAAAGGATCGgttacatttttcatataatctcCTCTTATAGATACACTAAAAATTGACAAGAGTTCTTTTTCTATCGCCTTGCccccttttttattcttttttgaaattcgagTCAAAAATACTCGAGTTATAAAGTATGAACTGCCGCTTGATTGTTGCAACACctcataaaaagaatttccgtTGGACTGCGAACGGGAAGGATGAAAGCGAGTCGGTATACTAATTCCTCATCTACAAATCAGCCCTTCCCGTAAGTTATTTTCTCAACCAATACCGATAAGGATAAGATTAAACAAAAGGATTCGCAAATAAAAGTGCTAATGCTACAACCAATCCATAAATTGTTAAAGCTTCCATAAAAGCTAAACTAAGCAATAGAGTACCTCGTATCTTTCCCTCTGCCTCGGGCTGTCTCGCGATACCCTCTACGGCTTGACCCGCAGCAGTCCCTTGACCAACTCCAGGTCCAATAGAAGCAAGCCCTACAGCTAATCCAGCAGCAATAACGGAAGCAGCAGAAATCAGTGGATTCATGATAAATTCCTCGTACCAACAAAAAGAAATGGTTAATGATACAATCAACCAATGAATTCAATTAGGACTTAATTATTCCATCGATAAGACTCATCCAGTCAAAGTAACTAAGAACTTCGAAATTAAGGAATTTAAGTAAAAAGACTATTGAATCATCAGAACTACTTCGATATCTCTTTTTCGTTTCTATCCACAAAGTTTTTGTGAATTCATAGAACTTTAGTTCTTCCTTTTATTGGTTCCGAACTGTTATTTCAATTCTTACGCCTTTTCTTGATTTCATCTCTTTTTTCAACCAATTCACAGACACAACGACATGAAAGGACTTCTATTGAAACCCCACACGCAGCGGCGGggcaaatgaaatatttctttagttCATATATAACAAGCAATATCTAATATCACATATACATGTCTTTCTTCCATAACGTAAACCATTAGATTCAATCTGATTTGAGAATCAATCCATTTTTTAGGAATCccgtttttgaaaattctttttcctttccgttTTGTTTATCATTATTCCAACGGAATACAATCTAAATGgacaaattaaatgaattagcGCGAATTATTGCatagaaatagattatttgATTGATCTAAATtcatgcaattttttatttttaataattttattttggtcaattgttgaataaaatcaaCTGTAAAATAGTAAAGTAGACTCCTTTCtcctgtttttatttaatcacacGCCGTAAACATATATCTTATTCAAATCctaatttgaataagaaagTTAACTGACCAATAGAATAGAAAGTGAATATTCGTTTAAGAAAGGTAGGATATTAAGTggacgaaataataattttaggaaAAGATCTTTTagatctctttccttttttttttttacaactctctaatatcgtaattattgatttttttgttcCTATTTCTTTCTATCGTATATAGAGTCttagatatttctattctttaagTAAATCATCTTGAGCCGCATATGCATTGCTTTGCACTAAgcgaaaaagattatttcaatGATGTCCCTCCATAGATTCACCTATATAAGCCGCGGCTAAAGTTGCAAAAATAAGAGCTTGAATACCACTCGTAAATAATCCAAGGAACATGACAGGGATAGGAATCACTGAAGGTACTAAAGAAACAAGAACAACAACTACTAATTCATCCGCTAAGATATTCCCGAAAAGTCGAAAACTAAGGGATAACGGTTTTGTGAAATCTTCTAAGATGTTAATGGGTAAAAGGATTGGGGTTGGTTGAATATATTTCCCGAAATAACTTAATCCTTTTTGGTAAGACCTGCATAGAAATATGCCACTGACGTGAGTAAAGCCAAAGCAACAGTAGTATTTATATCATTCGTAGGTGCGGCTAACTCTCCATGAGGTAATTCTATTATCTTCCAAGGTAAAAGGGCTCCTGACcaattagaaacaaaaataaataaaaacatagtTCCAATAAAAGGAACCCAGGGGCCGTATTCTTCTCCAATTTGAGTTTTACTCACATCTCGAATGAATTCAAGAAcatattcgaagaaattctGACCCCCAGTCGGAATGGTTTGTGGGTTCCGAACAGCTATAGTAACTGAACCTAATAAGATGGCAATTACAACCCAAGAAGTAATAAGTACTTGGCCGTGTACTTGAAACCTCCTATTTGCCAATAGAAATGTTGGCCTACTTCCACACCGGATATATCATATAACTCTTTTAGTGTGTTGATAGAACATGATAGTACATTCATATTGCCCtctgaaaaaaatcgaactttaaaaaaattattttgattcaaCCATCTCTTTGTCTACTTCATTCGGATATTTTGAATACCAACtcgtttttttaatactaactAATCACGTAATATCCCcggttatttttatctattttaaaaaattcataaatataaataataaccgATTCCAAAAATCTATCGGattttcgaaggaaaagtTATTTagcttattattaatcaaggATTTCTTATATAGCTAGAATGTCCCTCACTAATTGCGAAtactaatttattaagaattaagcgGATTGAAGATATAGCGTCATCGTTCGCTGGAATCGAAATATCTGCAAGATTAGGGTCACAATTTGTATCGATTAAACAAATTGTTGGAATTCCCAAAGTGATACACTCTCGCAGAGCCGTATATTCTTCATGCTGATCGATGATGATTACAATATCGGGTAACCCTGTCATATATTTAATCCCGCCCAGATATGTTTGTAGGCGAGATAATTGTCTTTTCACCACAGCCGCATCTCTTTTCGGAAGACGGTCGAGTCTTCCCGTTTTTTGTTCCATTCTCAAGTCCCTGAACTTATGAAGTCTAGTTTCTGTAGTGGACCAATTCGTTAACATCCCGCCGAGCCATTTTTATTAACACAATGACACCGGGCTTTTATTGCAGCCCATGCTACTGAATCAGCTGCTTTATTTTTGGTACCAACAATCAAGAACTGTTTTCCCCTACTTGCTGCATCAAAAACCAAATCGCAAGCTTCGGATAAAAACGAGCAGTTTTagtaagatttataatatgaataccTTTACGCTTTGCAGAGATATAAGGTGCCATTTTAGGATTCCATTTCCTAGTACCATGGCCAAAATGAACTCCTGCCTCCAGCATCTCTTCTAAGTTGATGTTCCAATATCTTCTTGTCATTTCCCCCGCACCccctttttatgaaaaaaaaagagacgagAAACCCCgaactgaaataaataattgttccgATGGAACCTTATTTTCTACCGTAGATTGGCCGTAGATAGACGAATAAGCCATTAGTCTTTTCTATTGCCTTACTATTCAAATGACTGCACCAAATACATATACAGATAGTCAAAAAGATGAATCgacttttaacttttaagaATCATTAACTCTTATAAATGATTGGTTTGGTCTATCAtggaaattctttgaaaacaaagaatcaaataattttctgtgGTGAAACAAAATATCTCTCATTTCCCCCTCGAAtagattgtttttttatttccatttccaaAGGGCTCCTATTGTGTTGTTTTGAGGAAGGCACCAATCCTTTCAATCCTGTACCAACGGGTATCATACCCCCAAAACAACGTTCTCTTTCAGGCCTTTCAACCAATCGATTCGACCCCGGAGAGCTGCTTTTGCTAAAACCCGAGCAGTTTCTTGAAAACTTGCTTCAGATATAAAACTTTGAGTATTGAGAGACGCTCTTGTTATTCCCAATAAGAGGGCTCGGTAACAAACCGCTTCTTCCAGCGCGCGCCCCATTCGTTCCGCCCGTAACAATCCAATTAGTTCTCCCGGTGAAAAACATTAGACATTCCATCTTCTGAAACCAACACCTTTGATGTTATTTGACGcacaataatttctatatgcCTATTATGAATCTGCACTCCTTGGGATCGATAAACCTTTTGGATCTTATTAACCAAAGAGATACGACTTTGTACTATAGTTAGCTCAGCACCAATCAAGAATGCCCACGGCATTCCAAGAATTCTTGTTATACGTTCGTTCCAACCCTCAACCCTCTTTTCTAGATTCATCGATATTGAATCAATCGAACGCACTTCTAACACCTGTTCTACTTTTGGGAGCCCTTGGGTTATATCACCAGATCtcgatttttcatatataaatgtaattaaagtaTCTCCTTCGTACAGGATTTCCCCGTAATGGCCATGAACAGTTGCTCCTGGAGTGGCCAAATAAGGCTTAGCTGATCGTATTACTACAGAGTCAACTTGAACAAGTATAACTTGAcccgattttaattttaggtgTGGTGCATTTTtggctatatatatattttcacaaataaacTGCCCAAGACTCATTATTGTAGATTTTTCTTGACAATAATTGGGGTGGAGAAAATACCCactcaaattgaaaataatgttaCTGCACGGACGGggttatcaattttttcattttcatcgattaaataatatttaaatttaattatttgaaaagtcTGTTTTAAATTGTCAAGTTGCAAATAGTTATTTAACAAGATCTGATTATGAGTTATTAAATGgtaaaatgaataaacattCGCAATTAGAAAGGCTGTTCCTAAAGGCCCTGGCGAATTCTTAATTGGAATTACAGGATCTTTTGTAATTTGAATTGATTCTTTTATTGCATTATGATTGTGATATTTTACATCGTTGAATGGACCCATTCGAAAACAATTGGATGATGACAAAATTATCAACGATTGGAATCCCTTATTTCTATTCAACAATGTATGAATAGttctttgattttgattattttgattaaggAGTTGTTGAATTCTTACTTTAGAATAAATGGAAGAAAACGGATTTATATTGGTGCAATCTAATCCATTATCCGGGAGCAATCCTGAACCCGGCGGGTTATTCCTTTTtccgatatataaaatagtggaTTTCTGCAAGTCGATTCTTAGGAAATGTCGAATCAAACCGTTTGCCCTTATTTCAACAAAAGAAGCACGAGCTTCTTGACTAGAAGAACTTTTTTG belongs to Apis cerana isolate GH-2021 unplaced genomic scaffold, AcerK_1.0 Chr0_AcerK, whole genome shotgun sequence and includes:
- the LOC133667564 gene encoding LOW QUALITY PROTEIN: uncharacterized protein LOC133667564 (The sequence of the model RefSeq protein was modified relative to this genomic sequence to represent the inferred CDS: inserted 4 bases in 4 codons); its protein translation is MVTIRADEISNIIRERIEQYNREVKIVNTGTVLQVGDGIARIHGLDEVMAGELVEFEEGTIGIALNLESNNVGVVLMGDGLMIQEGSSVKATGKIAQIPVSEAYLGRVINALAKPIDGXGEISASESRLIESPAPGIISRRSVYEPLQTGLIAIDSMIPIGRGQRELIIGDRQTGKTAVATDTILNQQGQNVICVYVAIGQKASSVAQVVTTLQERGXMEYTIVVAETADSPATLQYLAPYTGAALAEYFMYRKQHTLIIYDDLSKQAQAYRQMSLLLRRPPGREAYPGDXFYLHSRLLERAAKLNSSLGEGSMTALPIVETQSGDVSAYIPTNVISITDGQIFLSADLFNAGIRPAINVGISVSRVGSAAQIKAMKQVAGKLKLELAQFAELEAFAQFASDLDKATQNQLARGQRLRELLKQSQXSPLKVEEQVMTIYTGTNGYLDSLEIGQVRKFLVELRTYLKTNKPQFQEIISSTKTFTEEAEVLLKEAIQEQMDRFLLQEQA
- the LOC133667542 gene encoding uncharacterized protein LOC133667542 — protein: MNPLISAASVIAAGLAVGLASIGPGVGQGTAAGQAVEGIARQPEAEGKIRGTLLLSLAFMEALTIYGLVVALALLFANPFV
- the LOC133667541 gene encoding LOW QUALITY PROTEIN: uncharacterized protein LOC133667541 (The sequence of the model RefSeq protein was modified relative to this genomic sequence to represent the inferred CDS: inserted 2 bases in 2 codons), which translates into the protein MNVLSCSINTLKELYDISGVEVGQHFYWQIGGFXVHGQVLITSWVVIAILLGSVTIAVRNPQTIPTGGQNFFEYVLEFIRDVSKTQIGEEYGPWVPFIGTMFLFIFVSNWSGALLPWKIIELPHGELAAPTNDINTTVALALLTSVAYFYAGLTXKGLSYFGKYIQPTPILLPINILEDFTKPLSLSFRLFGNILADELVVVVLVSLVPSVIPIPVMFLGLFTSGIQALIFATLAAAYIGESMEGHH
- the LOC133667593 gene encoding LOW QUALITY PROTEIN: uncharacterized protein LOC133667593 (The sequence of the model RefSeq protein was modified relative to this genomic sequence to represent the inferred CDS: inserted 2 bases in 2 codons), whose product is MTRRYWNINLEEMLEAGVHFGHGTRKWNPKMAPYISAKRKGIHIINLTKTARFYXEACDLVFDAASRGKQFLIVGTKNKAADSVAWAAIKARCHCVNXKWLGGMLTNWSTTETRLHKFRDLRMEQKTGRLDRLPKRDAAVVKRQLSRLQTYLGGIKYMTGLPDIVIIIDQHEEYTALRECITLGIPTICLIDTNCDPNLADISIPANDDAISSIRLILNKLVFAISEGHSSYIRNP